Proteins found in one Neomonachus schauinslandi chromosome 1, ASM220157v2, whole genome shotgun sequence genomic segment:
- the PEX11G gene encoding peroxisomal membrane protein 11C isoform X2, producing MAALSGLASALESYRGRDRLIRTLGYCCQLVGGVLVERCPARSEVGTRLLTLSSQLSHCRTVLRLFDDVAMFIYTKQYGLGAEEDDIFVRCVSVLGNLADQLYYPCEHIAWAADAQILRVDSARWWTLSTAFWGLSLLLGIARSLRMVLTLRRRLRGPAVAFTSVYQAGRAEATTP from the exons ATGGCCGCGCTGAGCGGCCTGGCGTCGGCGTTGGAGTCGTACAGGGGTCGGGACCGCCTG ATCCGAACGCTGGGGTACTGCTGCCAATTGGTTGGCGGGGTCCTGGTGGAACGCTGTCCAGCCAGATCAGAAGTGGGGACACGCCTGCTGACCCTGTCCTCCCAACTCAGCCACTGTAGGACCGTCCTGCGACTCTTCGATGATGTGGCCATGTTTATCTACACGAAGCAGTATGGCCTGGGGGCAGAG GAGGACGACATCTTTGTCCGCTGCGTGTCAGTCCTCGGCAACCTGGCCGACCAGCTCTACTACCCCTGTGAGCACATCGCCTGGGCTGCTGATGCCCAGATCCTCCGCGTGGACTCTGCCCGGTGGTGGACATTGAGCACAGCCTTCTGgggcctctccctgctcctgggcaTTGCCAG GTCCTTGAGGATGGTCCTGACGCTGAGGCGGAGGCTGAGGGGCCCCGCGGTGGCCTTCACCAG CGTGTACCAGGCTGGCCGGGCTGAGGCCACCACCCCGTGA
- the PEX11G gene encoding peroxisomal membrane protein 11C isoform X1, whose translation MAALSGLASALESYRGRDRLIRTLGYCCQLVGGVLVERCPARSEVGTRLLTLSSQLSHCRTVLRLFDDVAMFIYTKQYGLGAEEDDIFVRCVSVLGNLADQLYYPCEHIAWAADAQILRVDSARWWTLSTAFWGLSLLLGIARSLRMVLTLRRRLRGPAVAFTSRLPRSKRRAMEAQVRSEVLTLLSNVADLANAVHWLPPGVLWAGRFPPWLVGLLGTISSLLSVYQAGRAEATTP comes from the exons ATGGCCGCGCTGAGCGGCCTGGCGTCGGCGTTGGAGTCGTACAGGGGTCGGGACCGCCTG ATCCGAACGCTGGGGTACTGCTGCCAATTGGTTGGCGGGGTCCTGGTGGAACGCTGTCCAGCCAGATCAGAAGTGGGGACACGCCTGCTGACCCTGTCCTCCCAACTCAGCCACTGTAGGACCGTCCTGCGACTCTTCGATGATGTGGCCATGTTTATCTACACGAAGCAGTATGGCCTGGGGGCAGAG GAGGACGACATCTTTGTCCGCTGCGTGTCAGTCCTCGGCAACCTGGCCGACCAGCTCTACTACCCCTGTGAGCACATCGCCTGGGCTGCTGATGCCCAGATCCTCCGCGTGGACTCTGCCCGGTGGTGGACATTGAGCACAGCCTTCTGgggcctctccctgctcctgggcaTTGCCAG GTCCTTGAGGATGGTCCTGACGCTGAGGCGGAGGCTGAGGGGCCCCGCGGTGGCCTTCACCAG CCGGCTGCCCCGGAGCAAGAGGAGGGCCATGGAGGCCCAGGTCCGGTCGGAGGTGCTGACCCTCCTGAGCAACGTGGCCGATCTGGCCAACGCCGTGCACTGGCTGCCCCCGGGTGTCCTGTGGGCCGGCCGCTTCCCCCCGTGGCTCGTGGGCCTCCTCGGGAccatctcctccctcctcagCGTGTACCAGGCTGGCCGGGCTGAGGCCACCACCCCGTGA